cggccttctccgaagactcagggcggcttacactatgttagcaatagtcttcattctatttgtatatttatatacaaagtcaacttattgcccccaacaatctgggtcctcattttacctaccttataaaggatggaagactgagtcaaccttgggactagaacctgcagtaattgcaggcagctgctgttaataacggactgcattagcagcctgagccacagaggccctttaggGGTGTTTAGGGGTGTTTTAGGGGTGTTCCAGCTGTTGCCACTTTTCAAACTATGATCTCCCAGTCCTGATTCTCAAGTTGGGAAATGCTGAGGgccatcaatcaatcaacatTCTCCAGGTGAGAAGAGTATACTGCATTTTCAAAGTTTTGTAATTCTTTTGCCGGTTTTGCTGTCTCAGAATCAAGTTAGTGGAGTTataattttgcttctcagaaactCAGAAACCACAAGATCGGATAAATGGACCGATGAATATGTATGTTTTCCACTGTTTCAGCCATTCCTTAAAAGATTTTCAGGTGTATTTTTGATTTCTCCATGGAAAATGAGCTGTTATGTTTTACCTTCTTGCAAGCATTTTTAAACATTGTATAGAAAATAACATATATTGTTCAGTGCCGTTTTAGTTGTAAGAGACCACAAATGTGATTGTCTGCCCGCTGCATTGAGCGATCAAAATATTCCTGACCCTTGGCTGCCAAATACAAAATCCCAGAGCTGTCAAGAGAAAGAGAATTGGCAGGAGATAAGCTCTGAGAATTGACGAAAGAGACAATCTCAACAGTTTGGTAGACAAAAGAAAGGAATGTGATGCGTCTTTTGTTTTAGTCTAGATCAGAAGTAGGAAATCCTTTTTCTTAgctgggtttttatttatttcttgcttaatattttaagtaaatacttaaatatttatttacttatcattTTAAAGCACTCTCTAGAACTGGAGGGAGCAATCTGGTATTGCAATGACAGTAGATGCTTGCACGGTCCTGTATCTGTTCTCACCTAACGTTTGCAAATGCATGAGAAGGTTAAATTTGAATCACTTTGCTGATTTGTTTGGGGCATGCCAAATGGGAACTGGGAGCTCCGTTCAGTTCAAGGGGTTGTGGCTGAGCACTGACCACTTAGGACCTAGATGACCTTGAAAATATTAGTCTTGCTCCTTAGCAAAAATGTCACTTTTTCTTCTGTCATCACAGGTCCTCTACGAAGATTGCTATGTGGTGACTGTCAAGGCCCCCTATGTGGCAGGATTCCTGGCTTTCCGAGAAGTCCCTTTTTTACTGGAGGCTGTACAGCGGCTGGAGATGCAGAAGCCTGGCCTCAAGCCCCAGGTGGGATAGTTTGTGTTAATGAAAGGAGTGCTGCTGCTTTATGCCAAGGATTTATTTCATGCAGCATTCCCTTCCTTCAAAGAACTAATAACCAGGGCTTCAAAACTTCTGGCCCCTAGCATTTCATAGCTTAGTCCCTGTGGATACGGATATTCCCTTTAGGTACCCATGACTGTTTTTCTCTTACCTGGAGGCCAGAACTCCTAAGAACATATCTGATCTCTctaggacagggctgtcaaatttgcggcctgcgggctggatgtgtcatgcgctggccacgcccatgcctggtttagcaaagtcccgatatgtcacgtgatgccacaagtgtaacacccctgctctaggaggactaggccagaggtggtatttagcaggttctgttcagttctggagaactgatagcggaaatcttgagtagttcggagaaccggtaaataccacctctgactggccctgcccccatctattttctgcctcccaagttccggctgatcgggaggaaatggggattttgcagtaaccttcccctggagtggggtggaaatggagattttacagtatccttcccctgccatgtccaccaagccatgccacgcccaccaagccacagaaccggcagtaaaaaaatttgaatcccaccactggactaggcCCAAAGCCAACATCTTTAAGCTGTGCTACAGACCCAAAAGGACAGCTGCTCAAACCTAGTTTAAAAGCCTCTATTGAGTCATCCAGTCAGAATAAAAAGCACCGTTCCTGAAATAGCTAGAGAAGCTTCATTATAGGAAACTGTGGAAGGCCCTAGCTCACCAAGACAGCACAAGTGGAGTCCTCCAGCAGCTTTTCTCTCATAAAACAGATGTGAAAAGAGATTCTTGAAACCCTGCAAATGTGATGGGATGACAACTACCGCGATTCCCAGTCTGCACAGCCATACCTTGCATTGGCTTGAGAACGATAATATTTATAAACCTATACACCTGAAGGACCCAGCTGGGGTGGGATCTCAATTAAAAAATTCACATGAATTTGGACGTGTCgcttttttaaatatatctgATCTTGAGGGGGGACAAACAATGCACTTGCTGTATTTCAGACTCAATAATGTTTTTAGTAACAGCTTTTGTGACTAGGTCATGCATTTTTCTTACTGGTGGAAGGGCCACCAAGGGTATTTGGCTGCTCTTTTGATACTTCGTGTATGCAAGGCAACACTGACATCTCCATTACTGAAAAAGCTTCCCACTGTATTATCTATTATTGATGTGCTCCTTTGtgcgttttcttttttttttttttctaggtacTTCTTGTCGATGGAAACGGCATCCTGCACCACCGAGGTAAGTTTCTTGGCCCATCCTTGCCAGTAAACTCCTTTAGATTTGCTGTACTGTAAATCTGCATGTAGATTTAAAGTAAATCCTTGAGATTTACTTTCCATCTCTGAGATGTTTACAGCATGCCTTGAATATGCCAGCACAGGGAGTTGCTGGTTGATTTCTCATTACTGTGGTGTTTGCAGAGATCTTGGGGAAGAAGTTATTCGAGTTCACTCTCTTGGCAGTTgccggagaggaaggaagggaagacaaAAGAATTCCATCTCCTCTTCGTAGGCTGTAGTAGTCTGCTTGCTGACAGTAAGTGACAAGGctgtcctccccccacccctaaaaggaacaGCAGAGTAACTGGAAGGCATTTTGGTGAACATCAAGAAACGCATTGCAAGGTTGACAGCAACCTTATGTCCTTCATGGCTTGGCCTTCCTTTGGGAGCTGGTTTAACTTCACGCCCTCATAAAGTGGTGCCAGATTTTCTTCTCTTCACAACAAAATTGAAACTTCTCTTACCAGTTTTTTTCCTCCAACATCATCTGCTCCTGCGTTATATTCAACAGGTTTTGGCATCGCCTGCCATCTTGGTGTTCTCACAGGTCTTCCCTGTATTGGTGTAGCCAAAAATCTCTTGCAGGTTGAAGGTTTGGCCAATGATGAGCTTCACAAGAAACAAGTAAGTGTTGAAAGGTGTGAATTACATTTCACATCCTTAATTCCAAACAGTAGAGGGGGGGGATATTAGAATAACATCTTGTCAAAATTGGAGAAGCTGCTATGTGCAAATCGctcttttggtttggtttggtttttctcATTTAAAGCGGGAAAATGATGGAGTTAACCTACAGGATGAAGTATGTCCAGACAGATTGACAATTAATTATGTAGTGACCAAGATGCACTGCCCactgtgtgtttaaaaaaaaaccacagttaaCCATACcttcctggtgtgtgtgtgtgtgtgtgtgtgtgtgtgttgcatggTCTTCACACATGAAAATTACTGCAAGGGAAGCCACTTATTTCTATGCAGAATAAAACCTTTAAAGGAGAATTTCAGCAGCTATTTTGGTTTCAGACTTATTCAGAGATATCCTGTGTagtagtggcccccaaccttttgaacACCAGGGCCTGATTCCACGTAGACAGGTTTTCCACAGACTGGAGAGgatatggttttgcatgctgcctgcattttgtggatggggctttgcttgtttgtatgGCCTGGTTGTGGGTACGCTATAGACTGGTGCCGGTTCACAGAAtgagggttggggatccctgctataCTGAACAGCAATGGAGAAAAAACAGTGATACTTGACTAGCACAACtcccttctcttttttgtttttgcagaaaAGGCTCCAGTTTAGGAATTAATCTTGACTTACTTCATCGGTCCCAACACATCTGCTGTAGTAAATTTCTTTCTCCATATTCCAGATCCAAGACCTTCAGGCAGGAGGAGATGCATTCCCACTGACAAGCACCTCTGGGAAAATCTTGGGTATGGTAAGTAGTTTTGGGAAGGCAGTGTCTGTCTATTGGAAGTGGAAAGAGTCTGAAGAAATGAGTGCAATAAaaaagattgattgatttatcCTCAGTCCCTGAAGCAGTCTTTGCTTTCTAACATGAACGTTGCCTTAAGTATCAGACTTTGTCTGGGGTGCTTATAGAAAACTGATTAATAAATGTGAGTGAGTGAATGCTGCATAATCACCTtttgctttcttccatttcaaaatagaatagaatagaatagaatagaatagaatagaatagaatagaatagaatagaatagaatagaatagaatagaatagaatagaataacagagttggaagggaccttggaggtcttctagtccaaccccctgcttaggcaggaaaccctacaccacttcagacaaatggttattcaacatcttcttaaaaatgtccagtgttggagcattcacaacttctggaggcaagttgttccattgattaattgttctaactgtcaggaaacttctcctgattagtttccacccattgcttcttgttctgccctcaggtgctttggagaatagcttgactccctcttctttgtggcagcccctgagatattggaacactgctatcatgtctcccctagtccttcttttcattaaactagacatacccagttcctgcaaccgttcttcatatgttttagcctccagtcccctattcatctttgttgcccttctctgcactctttctagagtcttaacaccttttttacatcgtggcgaccaaaactgaatgtagtattccaagtgtggccttaccaaggcattataaagtagtattaacacttcacgtgatcttgattctatccgtctgtttatgcagcctagaactgtgttggcttttttggcagctgctacacactgctggctcatatctatatggttgtccactaggactgcaagatccctctcacggttaCTACTATTCAGTggggtaccacatatatggtactgtgcattttgtttttcttgcctaaatgtagaatcttatttttttcaccactgaatttcattttgttagacagtGTCCAGTGCGGTTATAGACTCCAGCTTCTCCTTCCATTAGCTAGCTAGAATTCTTCACATAGCTATTTTGTTAAATAGAAGAGACACCTAgcagggaaaagagaaggaaaagttgtgaatgctccaacactggaaatttttaagaaaatgttggatagccatttgtctgaaatggtgtagggtttcctgcctgggcagggggttggactagaagacctccaagatcccttccaactctgttattatgttacgttatgAAAAACAGAACTCTCTGTTTTCCTGGTGGTATGAAGTGCACCAtatgcacatgcacatacacactgCAGTGTTGCCTATGTAAagtccccaaagtgctttttcaaaagccaactggattttgtttttctttgaagacgtttggcttctcatccaagaagcttcttcagttctgactgaatgttggaaggatttatattttttgtaGTCATCTGATTGTTAGCACTCAGAAAGAGAGTCATTGTGGCCACATGGAAGTTTatttgtgccctcagggtcacctgaatagtgcaaatgggtgtggaatcttcttgggaCTGCTGAAGGTTCAGTCCTttcttcagaattgaagaagcttcttggatgagaagcaaaacatcttcaaggaaaagccaagtccagttgccttttaaaaaagcagcttTAGGACAACGaggacatggatgactgagaatctctatagacattttgCCTAGTTAAGGGTTCAAGAAATATATGAGTCTGATGTTTACATGGCTCCTACTCCATTTTGCTTGTTCATTCATGTTCTTTGGAAATTACAGAGTTTGCATGTATCTAGCAGTATTTCT
This genomic window from Ahaetulla prasina isolate Xishuangbanna chromosome 2, ASM2864084v1, whole genome shotgun sequence contains:
- the ENDOV gene encoding endonuclease V isoform X5, yielding MWQDSWLSEKSLFYWRLYSGWRCRSLASSPRYFLSMETASCTTERSWGRSYSSSLSWQLPERKEGKTKEFHLLFVGCSSLLADSFGIACHLGVLTGLPCIGVAKNLLQVEGLANDELHKKQIQDLQAGGDAFPLTSTSGKILGMALRSCAKSTKPIYISVGHKISLLSAVRLVHSCCKYRIPEPIRQADIRSREYIWKHMEVNIAVPTPQPERGQDLESAGLEEADKD